One stretch of Thermoproteota archaeon DNA includes these proteins:
- the dnaJ gene encoding molecular chaperone DnaJ: protein MSSKRDYYEVLGVSKSASASEIKSQYRKLALKFHPDRNKSAEASEHFKEISEAYAVLSDSEKRKTYDQYGHAGVDGKYSTDDIFRGASGNFNDVFNDLFGGSGGGFDSIFDTLFGNRRGFNQYRQQKGADLLYETSITLEDVLHGKKIDIDLKKDIECDACGASGCAPGSNKKSCGSCNGQGQLRKTRKMGFASFVTVEPCNSCKGQGTAIEKPCNACNGKGTKKGSKHLSFDLPPGIDNGDYTIQSEGEYIPDGINGDLIVRVRVQSHPKFKRDGRDIFYDQEISMIDAALGREMVVPTLDGEEKIKIENGSQPNTILKLKGKGVPFHNSSRGDQYVRLVVNIPKKLNNHQKNLLKEFEESFN from the coding sequence ATGAGCAGTAAACGTGATTATTATGAAGTTTTAGGAGTTTCAAAATCAGCTTCCGCTAGTGAAATAAAATCACAATATCGAAAATTAGCATTAAAATTCCATCCTGATAGAAACAAATCTGCAGAGGCATCAGAACATTTCAAAGAAATTTCAGAGGCTTATGCAGTATTGTCAGATTCTGAAAAAAGAAAAACATATGATCAATATGGGCATGCCGGTGTTGATGGAAAATACAGTACTGACGATATCTTTAGGGGTGCAAGTGGAAACTTTAATGATGTTTTCAATGATCTTTTCGGAGGATCAGGCGGCGGATTTGATTCTATCTTTGATACATTATTTGGAAACAGACGTGGATTTAATCAATATCGGCAGCAGAAAGGTGCTGACTTACTATATGAAACCTCAATTACTCTAGAAGATGTATTACATGGCAAAAAAATCGACATTGACTTGAAAAAAGATATTGAGTGTGATGCTTGTGGTGCATCAGGTTGTGCTCCAGGTTCAAATAAAAAATCATGTGGTTCATGTAATGGTCAAGGGCAATTACGGAAAACCAGAAAAATGGGATTTGCATCGTTTGTTACAGTTGAACCATGTAATTCTTGTAAGGGACAAGGAACAGCTATAGAAAAACCATGTAATGCATGCAATGGTAAGGGAACAAAAAAAGGCTCAAAGCATCTTAGTTTTGATTTACCACCAGGAATTGATAATGGCGATTACACAATTCAAAGTGAAGGAGAATATATTCCAGATGGGATTAATGGGGATCTTATAGTTCGGGTGAGAGTTCAATCACATCCAAAATTCAAGCGTGATGGAAGAGATATTTTCTATGATCAAGAAATTTCCATGATTGATGCAGCACTAGGTCGAGAGATGGTTGTACCAACGTTAGATGGTGAAGAAAAAATAAAGATTGAAAATGGAAGCCAACCAAATACTATACTAAAATTAAAAGGTAAAGGTGTTCCTTTTCATAATTCATCAAGAGGAGATCAATATGTACGATTAGTGGTAAACATTCCTAAAAAACTGAACAACCATCAAAAAAATCTACTAAAAGAATTTGAGGAATCCTTTAACTAA